The Aquidulcibacter paucihalophilus genomic interval ATCGAGGACGCGCGGGCCTTCCACGAGGCCTATTACCGCCCGGCCACGGCGACGATGATCGTCTCGGGCAATTTCGATCCGGCACAGCTGGACCGCTGGGTCGACCAGTATTTCGGCGACATCCGCAACCCGGACCGTCCGGTGCCGGTGTTCGAGCGTCCGGTCGAGACGCCGCGCACCGCGCCGCGCAGGGTCGAGTCCTATGCGCCGAACGTGCCGCTGCCGGCGGTGGGCGTGATCTACCCCGGCGTGGCGGCGAACCATCCGGACAATGCGGCGCTGGACGTGCTGCAGGCGATCATGTCGCGCGGCGAGAGCTCGCGGCTGTACCAGTCGCTGGTCTATCGCTCGCAACTGGCCTCGAACGCCAGCTTCAGCGGCAATGCAATGGAGGAGGACGGCGTCATCGCCGTCACCGCCGTCGTCGCCCAGGGCAAGGCGATCGCGGACGTCGAGGCGGCGCTCGACGCGGAACTGGCGCGGGTGCGGGACGAGCCGGTGACGGCGGCCGAACTGGCCGAGGCCAGGACCGAGATCGTCGCCGGCGAACTGCGCCAGCGTGAGACCTCTTCGGGCCGGGCCTTCATCCTGGGCCAGGCGATCGTGTCGGAGAACAACCCCCGTGCCGCCGATGAGGGGCTGGCCGCGATCCAGGCGGTGACGGCGGCAGACGTGCAGCGCGTGGCGCGGACCTATCTGAATGATCAGGCCCGGGTCTCGGTCCGCTATCAGGACGAGAGCGCGCGGCCCGAGGGCGTGCCGGAGGAGAGCTGGCGCAATCCGGCTCCGGTCCCGACTTTCCTGACCGTGCCGCCGGCGGTGCTGGCGGCCAATGAACTGCTGCCCGAGGACCAGCGCATGGCCCCGCCCGCGCCGGGCGAGCCGCGGGCGATGGCGACGCCACGGGTGGTCGAGCGGACCCTCTCGAACGGCCTGCGGGTGATCGTGGCGAAGTCGACCGACCTGCCGATCCTCAATGCCCAGCTGGTGATGGCGGGCGGGGCGGCGGGCGATCCCGTTGATCAGCCGGGACTGGCGGCGATGACCGCCGGACTGGCCACCCAGGGGGCGGGCGACCGCTCGGCACCCGAGATCGCGCGGACGCTGGAGGCGCTGGGCGCCAATATCGGCGGCGGGGCCGGGGCGGATTCGACCACCCTGTTCCTGTCGGCGCCCGTCGCCTCGGCCGAGGCCGCGGGGGCGGTGTTCGCAGATGTGGTGCAGCGCCCGACCTTCGCCGCGGAGGAGGTGGCGCGCAGCCGGACCCAGGCGGTCAATGCCCTGCGGGTCAACCTGCGTCAGCCGGGGCCGCTGGCCTCGCTGGTGCTGAACCGGCTGGCCTTCGGCGCCGCCCCCTATGGCGCGCCCTCGTCAGGGACGCCCGACTCGGTGGCGGCCATGACGCGCGACCAGATCGACGGCTTCCATGACCGCTGGTGGCGGCCCGACAACGCCGCCCTGATCATCACCGGCGGGATGGAGCCGGAAGAAGCCTTCGCCTTCGCCGAGCGGACCCTGGGCGGATGGGAACGGCCGTCAGGCGCGGCACCGTCCGCCACGAACCGCGCCGGCGGCGAGCGGCCGGGACCGCGTATCGTTGTGGTCGACCTGCCGGGTGCCGGTCAGGCCGCGGTGGCGGCGGCCGTGCGCGGCCCGCGCCGGGCCGATGCCGGCTACTATCCGCTGGCGGTGGTCAACAGCGTCATCGGCGGCGGCCAGAACGGGCATCTGTTCCAGGAGATCCGGGCCAAGCGGGGCCTGTCCTACGGGGCCAACTCCTCGCTCGGCGCGCGGGTCGACGGCGGCCTGCTGAGCGCCGCGACCCAGACCAAGAACGAGAGTGCCGCCGAGGTGGTCGATCTGGTCCTGGCCGAGTTCAACCGGCTCCGGACCGAGGCGGTGACGGACCAGACGGTGACCGACCGCGAGACCTTCATCACCGGCGGCTTCTCGCGCGCGCTGGAGACGACCGGGGGTCTGGCCGGGGTGCTGGCCGACGCCGTCACCTATGGTCTGCCGCTGACGGAGATCGAGACCTATCCGCAGCGGATCGCCGCGACCACGCCCGAGGGCGTGATGGCGGCGGCCCAGGCTGTGAGCGCGGACGAGGCCTATGTGGTCGTGGTCGGCCAGGCCCCGATGTTCATCGATGCCCTGCGCGCCGCCCATCCGGACGTGGTGGTGATCCCGGCGACGGCGCTGGACCTGAACAGTCCGACGCTGGGGCTGTAGTGCAGTTTCCTCCCTGCGCCGAAGGCGTGGGGAGGGGGGCCGCCGGCACGGCGGTGGAGGGGTAAAGGGTCGCGACGCCGCCAAGGCCCCTCCACCATGCTTCGCATGGTCCCCCTCCCCATCGCTGCGCGACAGGGAGGAGACGGCTACTTCGCTCGGAACGCCGCGATCGCGTCCACCGTCTGGCGGACATTCGCCTCGATGCCGGCCCAGTCTCCGGCCTTGACGGCGGCGTCGGTGACCAGTTTCGAGCCCATGCCCGCGGCGACGATGCCGGCACCGAACCACCTGCCGATGCTGGCCGGGTCGGGATCAACGCCGCCCGTCGGCATGATCTTCGTCCACGGCATGGGTCCCAGGACTGCCTTGACGAAATCGGGACCGCCGACGCTGGCACCGGGGAAGAGTTTGACGATGTCGCAGCCCAGCTCATGGGCCTGGCCGATCTCGGTGACCGAGCCGCAGCCGGGGAAATACGCCGTCATGCGCCGGTTGCAGACGCGGGCGACCTCGGGAACCAGGCAGGGGCTCACCACGAAGCGCGCGCCGCGATTGAGGTAGAGGCTGGCCGTGCCCGCATCGACCACCGAGCCGATGCCGAGGATGATGTGGGGGTCGGTCTTCTGCAGCTCGCGCGCGATGTCGCCGAACAGGTCGCAGGCAAAGTCGCCGCGATTGGTGAACTCGATCACCGGCGCGCCGCCGCGGGCGCAGGCGCGGATGACGTCCAGGCAGGTCTGCGGATCAGGGTGGTAGAAGACCGGTGCCACGCCCTGGGTCTCCAGGGCGGTCAGGACGGCGAGGCGGTCGTGGCGCATGGTCTGATTCCTCCGCCGGTCGCTCCGGCAGCCCGCCATGCTTATCCCACCCGCCGCATGCCGGGAAAGCGCCGGTGCGGGCCAGTCTGGAACTTTGTGTTTCGAAAGCCGGCCGGGCGGGTCAGACCGCTTTGCGCTTGGCACCACAGAGGTCGCAGAACTCCCCGCCCGTTCTCTTGCGGTCAGGGCGCCAGCGATGGCGGCGGCAACGAAGCTGACGGATCAGGCGGGAAAAGACGCGGAACATCAAACTCAACTGGATGCGACGGATCGCCAGAACATCTGACCGGAACAGTGCAGACACAACCATTCGTCATTGTCGTCAAGCTCTGAATCAGGCGACGCCTTGATCCACCTTTCCGCGGACCGGACTTTCGTTCGCGGATACCGCGAGC includes:
- a CDS encoding pitrilysin family protein, giving the protein MTRTAALLGASLLALCTPAFAQTPASAPISVPPLEFTHRELANGLDVYAMPDATAGTVTVTLWYNVGGKDDPQGRSGFAHLFEHILSRKTVNLPYGQISTLVENAGGSRNASTGQDFTNYYETVPPQYLETMLWTHAERMARPVVDQAVFDAERSIVQEELRQRVYAPPYGRLQRFVIGDNSFDESIYRRSVIGSIEELNSAQIEDARAFHEAYYRPATATMIVSGNFDPAQLDRWVDQYFGDIRNPDRPVPVFERPVETPRTAPRRVESYAPNVPLPAVGVIYPGVAANHPDNAALDVLQAIMSRGESSRLYQSLVYRSQLASNASFSGNAMEEDGVIAVTAVVAQGKAIADVEAALDAELARVRDEPVTAAELAEARTEIVAGELRQRETSSGRAFILGQAIVSENNPRAADEGLAAIQAVTAADVQRVARTYLNDQARVSVRYQDESARPEGVPEESWRNPAPVPTFLTVPPAVLAANELLPEDQRMAPPAPGEPRAMATPRVVERTLSNGLRVIVAKSTDLPILNAQLVMAGGAAGDPVDQPGLAAMTAGLATQGAGDRSAPEIARTLEALGANIGGGAGADSTTLFLSAPVASAEAAGAVFADVVQRPTFAAEEVARSRTQAVNALRVNLRQPGPLASLVLNRLAFGAAPYGAPSSGTPDSVAAMTRDQIDGFHDRWWRPDNAALIITGGMEPEEAFAFAERTLGGWERPSGAAPSATNRAGGERPGPRIVVVDLPGAGQAAVAAAVRGPRRADAGYYPLAVVNSVIGGGQNGHLFQEIRAKRGLSYGANSSLGARVDGGLLSAATQTKNESAAEVVDLVLAEFNRLRTEAVTDQTVTDRETFITGGFSRALETTGGLAGVLADAVTYGLPLTEIETYPQRIAATTPEGVMAAAQAVSADEAYVVVVGQAPMFIDALRAAHPDVVVIPATALDLNSPTLGL
- a CDS encoding bifunctional 4-hydroxy-2-oxoglutarate aldolase/2-dehydro-3-deoxy-phosphogluconate aldolase, which translates into the protein MRHDRLAVLTALETQGVAPVFYHPDPQTCLDVIRACARGGAPVIEFTNRGDFACDLFGDIARELQKTDPHIILGIGSVVDAGTASLYLNRGARFVVSPCLVPEVARVCNRRMTAYFPGCGSVTEIGQAHELGCDIVKLFPGASVGGPDFVKAVLGPMPWTKIMPTGGVDPDPASIGRWFGAGIVAAGMGSKLVTDAAVKAGDWAGIEANVRQTVDAIAAFRAK